In Poecilia reticulata strain Guanapo linkage group LG1, Guppy_female_1.0+MT, whole genome shotgun sequence, one genomic interval encodes:
- the cdk2ap2 gene encoding cyclin-dependent kinase 2-associated protein 2, translating into MSYKPIAPAPSGSNHTPPGSSVPSPSLPSSSNFRPAFSDFGPPSMGFVQPVKVSQGSTYSELLSVIEEMSREIRPTYAGSKSAMERLKRGIIHARALVRECLAETERSART; encoded by the exons ATGAGTTATAAACCTATCGCTCCCGCTCCTTCTGGCTCCAATCACACACCTCCAG GGTCTTCAGTTCCCTCTCCATCACTCCCGTCGTCATCCAACTTTAGACCAGCTTTCAGTGACTTTGGTCCCCCCTCTATGGGCTTTGTTCAG CCTGTCAAAGTGTCCCAGGGCTCCACCTACAGCGAGCTTCTGTCTGTCATCGAGGAGATGAGCCGTGAGATCAGGCCTACATATGCTGGCAGCAAGAGCGCAATGGAGAGGCTAAAGAGAG GTATAATCCACGCCCGCGCATTGGTCAGAGAGTGTCTCGCAGAAACCGAAAGAAGCGCCCGCACATAA
- the aip gene encoding AH receptor-interacting protein yields MEEEGRRLLEEGIRKKVISPGKGDLSTFPNGTKVVFHYRTSLCDGTVLDDSRAMGGRSKPMELIMGKKFKLAVWERIVITMRQGEVAEFTCDTKHTALYPLVSQSLRNISVGKDPLEGQRHCCGIAQIHSHHSLGHKDLDHLQANPQPLVFAIEMLEVLPPGSFQLDMWAMTDKEKLDSVPLIHEEGNSLFKQGKIKEASEKYYNAIACLKNLQMKEHPGDESWVQLDQMITPLLLNYCQCLLLQSQYYEVIEHCSSLIFKYEDNLKAYYKRGKAHAAVWNEEEARADFAKVLELDPSLEASVNKEVKAMEEKLRSKQAEEKGRYKGLFDFKAMPATATTG; encoded by the exons ATGGAGGAAGAGGGACGCAGACTTCTCGAAGAGGGAATAAGAAAGAAAGTAATAAGTCCCGGAAAAGGAGACCTGTCGACCTTCCCTAATGGAACAAAG GTCGTCTTCCATTACCGCACCAGCCTCTGCGACGGCACAGTGCTGGATGACTCTAGAGCCATGGGCGGCCGCAGCAAACCCATGGAGCTCATCATGGGCAAGAAGTTCAAACTGGCTGTGTGGGAAAGAATAGTAATCACCATGAGGCAAGGCGAGGTCGCAGAATTTACCTGCGACACCAAG CACACGGCGCTATACCCACTCGTGTCCCAGTCCTTGAGAAACATAAGTGTTGGTAAAGACCCTCTGGAGGGCCAGAGGCACTGCTGCGGCATCGCTCAGATCCACTCCCACCACTCCTTAGGGCACAAAGATCTGGATCATCTTCAGGCCAACCCACAGCCTCTTGTGTTTGCCATTGAGATGCTGGag GTCCTCCCTCCCGGCTCCTTCCAGCTGGACATGTGGGCCATGACTGACAAAGAGAAGCTGGACTCTGTGCCTCTGATCCATGAAGAGGGAAACTCTCTGTTTAAACAGGGCAAAATTAAGGAGGCTTCAGAGAAATACTACAACGCCATTGCCTGCCTCAAAAACCTGCAGATGAAG GAGCACCCAGGAGATGAAAGCTGGGTGCAGCTGGACCAAATGATCACACCGCTGCTGCTCAACTACTGTCAGTGCCTGCTGCTTCAGAGCCAGTACTACGAAGTCATCGAGCACTGCTCCTCCCTGATCTTTAAATATGAAG ATAACCTGAAGGCCTACTACAAGCGGGGAAAGGCTCACGCTGCAGTGTGGAACGAGGAGGAGGCTCGGGCAGACTTCGCTAAAGTCTTGGAATTGGACCCATCTCTGGAAGCGTCGGTCAACAAGGAGGTGAAGGCCATGGAGGAGAAACTGCGCTCCAAGCAGGCGGAGGAGAAGGGTCGCTACAAAGGCCTGTTTGACTTCAAAGCGATGCCAGCAACCGCCACTACA ggCTGA
- the tmem134 gene encoding transmembrane protein 134, whose translation MAAQFTIDDAFVLDGDEEAVADGDPEAWKNRDRDRDGEMTFGPLSFSKPQTHPSAAGASSPDHSNLKYQNLENEDALCNNGNSSFNNFFKISDPATLSYCSSQYSFSTLSSVTQLSAHCCGWVSHPLVKKNRRVVLASFLLLITGVALIFTGIVIQMNPNAGVSSAIFFAPGFLLLIPGAYHVIYITFAVQGRRGFKFFYLPYFEK comes from the exons ATGGCAGCGCAGTTCACCATCGATGATGCCTTCGTGTTGGATGGAGATGAGGAGGCTGTGGCTGATGGAGACCCGGAGGCCTGGAAGAACAGAGACAGGGACAGAGACGGAGAGATGACGTTTGGGCCTCTGTCTTTCTCCAAACCGCAGACCCATCCTTCAGCCGCAGGCGCAAGCTCACCTGATCACAGCAACCTGAAGTATCAG AATCTGGAAAATGAAGACGCATTGTGCAACAATGGCAACTCTTCCTTCAATAACTTCTTCAAAATCAG TGACCCGGCGACTCTGTCGTACTGCAGCTCTCAGTATTCCTTCAGCACCCTGAGCTCAGTCACGCAGCTCTCGGCCCACTGCTGCGG GTGGGTCTCCCATCCGCtggtgaagaaaaacagaagagttGTCCTTGCTtcattcctcctcctcattaCTGGAGTTG CTCTCATTTTCACGGGGATCGTCATACAGATGAATCCAAATGCAG GTGTTTCAAGTGCCATCTTCTTTGCGCCTggatttcttcttcttatcCCTGGAG CGTATCACGTGATCTACATCACCTTTGCTGTCCAGGGTCGAAGAGGCTTCAAGTTTTTCTACTTGCcttactttgaaaaatga